A genomic stretch from Caulobacter sp. FWC2 includes:
- a CDS encoding S1C family serine protease → MLKGRKYRDFARARQPVKARAHEILAYPEGAQFVFDTGKALEVEGGYCALPDGDLLDAYSNAVVRAVERVGPSVVRIHPMLEDPRMSGVGSGFAIGESGLILTNSHVIQGASRFVVITAEGRNFTARCIGDDPDTDLAVIKIDQAADIPVARLGDSKKLRRGQLVIAIGAPLGFEATVTTGVVSAMGRSLRGERGRLIEDLIQTDAALNPGNSGGPLVNSTGEVIGIATAIIAGYQGLCFAVAANTARFVIAELLEHGHVRRGSIGLIAQQAPIPPTLARATGVQQPYAVYVAHVDIGGPAAKAGIKEGDLLVAAGNQILTGLDDLLRALDHHSIGRATAFLVIRNARLMTVTVTPKLRKPGA, encoded by the coding sequence ATGCTCAAGGGGCGCAAGTACCGGGATTTCGCGCGCGCCAGGCAGCCGGTGAAGGCGCGGGCGCACGAGATCCTGGCCTATCCCGAGGGCGCGCAGTTCGTGTTCGACACGGGCAAGGCGCTCGAGGTCGAGGGCGGCTACTGCGCCCTGCCCGACGGCGACCTGCTGGACGCCTATTCCAACGCCGTGGTCCGCGCCGTCGAACGGGTTGGCCCCAGCGTGGTGCGCATCCATCCGATGCTGGAAGACCCCAGGATGTCCGGCGTCGGCTCGGGCTTCGCTATCGGTGAAAGCGGGCTGATTCTGACCAACAGCCATGTGATCCAGGGGGCCAGCCGCTTCGTGGTCATCACGGCCGAGGGCCGAAACTTCACCGCCCGCTGCATCGGCGACGATCCCGACACCGATCTGGCCGTCATCAAGATCGACCAGGCCGCCGACATCCCGGTGGCCCGGCTGGGCGATTCCAAGAAGCTGCGGCGCGGCCAGCTGGTCATCGCCATCGGCGCGCCGCTGGGCTTCGAGGCCACGGTGACCACCGGCGTCGTCTCGGCCATGGGCCGGTCCTTGCGCGGCGAGCGCGGCCGGCTGATCGAGGACCTTATCCAGACCGACGCGGCGCTCAATCCCGGCAACAGCGGCGGCCCGCTGGTCAATTCGACCGGCGAGGTGATCGGCATCGCCACCGCCATCATCGCCGGCTACCAGGGCCTGTGCTTCGCGGTGGCGGCCAACACCGCCCGCTTCGTGATCGCCGAACTCTTGGAGCATGGCCATGTGCGGCGCGGTTCGATCGGCCTGATCGCCCAGCAGGCCCCGATCCCGCCGACCCTGGCGCGGGCGACGGGCGTCCAGCAGCCCTATGCGGTCTATGTCGCCCACGTCGACATCGGCGGACCGGCCGCCAAGGCCGGGATCAAGGAAGGCGACCTGCTGGTCGCGGCGGGAAACCAGATCCTGACCGGCCTCGACGACCTGCTTCGCGCCCTAGACCACCACAGCATCGGCCGCGCCACCGCGTTCCTGGTCATCCGCAACGCCCGCCTGATGACCGTGACCGTGACGCCGAAGCTGCGGAAGCCAGGGGCTTAG